A region of the Cyanobium usitatum str. Tous genome:
TCTTGAAAACCAGCGAAGTGAAAGCTTCCGCGGGTTCGAATCCCGCCCTCTCCGTTTCAATAATAGCCGCAATGCCCAGTCTTAGACTGGGTTTTTTAGTGCTTAGCCGCAAGCCAGCCTGAGGTGTCGACTTGCTGGCTTCCGGACGTTGCGGGATGATTCCGGCAGGTTTACAGGCTCAAAATAGGCTCAGTGGAAGATCTAGTCTCTAAAACCAGCGAGGCGCTGAACGCTCGGGGAATACGCGGCAGCATGGCGGTCTACCGAGGAGGCTTTTACTGGCGCGGCGTTTACACAGACGCGAACGGCAAGAGGGCTCAGCGCAGAGTGAAGCTCGATGTCGCCGCCAATCCGGGCCAGCTGGTTACTGCCGAGAGCAGAGTAATTGAGCTTGCCAGCGCTATATCCAAGACGGGCATCCTGCCAAGCCCACTGCCATGGGTGGCGCCAACGGTGATTCCGACAAACAACAACTACAGAAATCCAGTGACTGTGGCTGCGGCTGTAGCCATGCTCGAAGTCGATTTCTGGAAGGGGAAAGATCGCAGCAACAGCGCAGCGCTTCGTACCTGGCAGCGACTGGAGGCGGAAACCAGGCGACTGCCCCAAGCAGCAACCATCAATACAGATCTGCTAATCGCGGTGGCAGAAACCACGAAATCCAACAGCAGGACAAGGTTGGAAGCCTGCAAGGTGTTCAAGCGTCTGGGCGTCCTCGTCGCCTTGGCAGGGCTGGAGCGTCTCGATGAAATTCGAACTCCGTATGAGCCGAAGGAGCGTGATCTGCCCAGCGAGCCTGATCTGATCGAACTAATGAACGAACTGCCGACAGGGCACAAGTGGTCGTGGCCTACGTGGGCCCTCATTACCTACGGCTGCCG
Encoded here:
- a CDS encoding site-specific integrase — encoded protein: MEDLVSKTSEALNARGIRGSMAVYRGGFYWRGVYTDANGKRAQRRVKLDVAANPGQLVTAESRVIELASAISKTGILPSPLPWVAPTVIPTNNNYRNPVTVAAAVAMLEVDFWKGKDRSNSAALRTWQRLEAETRRLPQAATINTDLLIAVAETTKSNSRTRLEACKVFKRLGVLVALAGLERLDEIRTPYEPKERDLPSEPDLIELMNELPTGHKWSWPTWALITYGCRPAEVFSLKPKADGTAEVLTIKRKGMLPKRRTALALPLDERTEPEDKRICLIGRPEEYDSLEAKRLTGAWGKWLVARSDGIQLYDLRHCWAIRSIRRNLNASLAAKTMGHSLDVHHRTYHRWLEQQDVATVAATLKQDPKK